ATCAAACTCCCGGCCGGCACCTACACAGTTTTCGACTCCGATCCGGCGACCTGGGCTCAAAACTCCCAGAGCGGCGGCCGAGGAATGGTCACCATCCGGGGCGTTCAATAAAAAAACGGCGTTATTAGTATCGTCATTTGCGGACTTTTTCCGGTTGGGCCACAATCTCAATGTGGAATTTGATGAGCACGGATCAGAGATATCGTTGAGGCCGGTTGCCGATGGCGACTCGGACTTTCTGTTTGACCTCTACGCGGAAACACGGCAGCACGAGGTTGAAATGTTCGGCTGGGACGCCGCCGCGGCCGATGGTTTTCTGCGGATGCAATTTGATGTAAGGAGCCGATCATACGCATTACAGTACCCACAGGCCGTAGACAGCGTAATCTCGTGTTCCGGGCAGCCGGCCGGCCGAATGATCGTCGATCCGGCCGATACGGCGTTCGTACTGATCGATATCGCGATTTCGCGGGCGTTTCGGCAAAAAGGGATCGCATCCAAACTGATTCGAAGCCTTCAGAGCGATGCCGCCGCTGC
This is a stretch of genomic DNA from Chloracidobacterium sp.. It encodes these proteins:
- a CDS encoding GNAT family N-acetyltransferase, with translation MEFDEHGSEISLRPVADGDSDFLFDLYAETRQHEVEMFGWDAAAADGFLRMQFDVRSRSYALQYPQAVDSVISCSGQPAGRMIVDPADTAFVLIDIAISRAFRQKGIASKLIRSLQSDAAAACVPLTLHVDRTNHNAFSLYQKLGFEVSGENEIHFSMTWTGPSQ